A genomic window from Synechococcus sp. CBW1107 includes:
- a CDS encoding phycocyanin subunit beta — protein sequence MFDAFTKVVAQADARGEFLSSAQLDALGAIVSGGNKRMDAVNRITSNASKIVTNAARDLFDQQPALIAPGGNAYTHRRMAACLRDMEIILRYVTYAVFTGDASVLEDRCLNGLRETYLALGVPGASVAEGVRKMKDAAMALVNDRNGITPGDCSALASEIGTYFDRAAAAVG from the coding sequence ATGTTCGACGCTTTCACCAAAGTTGTTGCTCAGGCTGATGCCCGCGGCGAGTTCCTCAGCTCCGCTCAGCTCGATGCCCTCGGCGCGATCGTCTCCGGCGGCAACAAGCGGATGGATGCCGTCAACCGCATCACCTCCAACGCCTCCAAGATCGTCACCAACGCGGCCCGCGATCTGTTCGATCAGCAGCCGGCCCTGATCGCCCCCGGCGGCAACGCCTACACCCATCGCCGCATGGCTGCCTGCCTGCGCGACATGGAGATCATCCTCCGCTACGTCACCTACGCCGTCTTCACCGGCGATGCTTCCGTCCTGGAGGATCGCTGCCTCAACGGCCTGCGTGAAACCTATCTCGCCCTCGGCGTCCCCGGCGCTTCCGTGGCTGAAGGGGTCCGCAAGATGAAGGACGCCGCCATGGCTCTCGTCAACGACCGCAACGGCATCACCCCCGGTGACTGCTCCGCCCTCGCCTCCGAGATCGGCACCTACTTCGATCGTGCTGCCGCCGCCGTCGGCTGA
- a CDS encoding VOC family protein, with product MSSAPLFHLAFPVVDLEATEHWYVQGLGCRRGRRSAEALVLELGGHQLVAHLEPGEPQTQKGIYPRHFGLVFASSEELDALEQRARAQGLRLEGEPRLRFSGTPLEHRSLFLIDPSGNWLEFKHYSNPEAITGLESCQQVGERHRQLPPGGGDQKSTGG from the coding sequence ATGTCGTCCGCGCCCCTGTTTCATCTGGCCTTCCCCGTTGTCGACCTGGAGGCCACCGAACACTGGTACGTGCAGGGTCTGGGTTGCCGGCGCGGCCGCCGCAGCGCCGAGGCTCTTGTGCTCGAGCTGGGCGGTCATCAGTTGGTGGCCCATCTGGAGCCTGGGGAGCCCCAGACCCAGAAGGGCATCTACCCCCGCCATTTCGGTCTGGTGTTCGCCAGTTCCGAGGAGCTGGACGCCCTCGAGCAGCGGGCCCGCGCTCAGGGCCTGCGGCTGGAGGGTGAGCCGCGCCTGCGTTTTTCAGGCACCCCCCTCGAGCACCGCAGTCTGTTTCTGATCGATCCCTCGGGCAATTGGCTGGAGTTCAAGCACTACAGCAACCCCGAGGCGATCACCGGACTGGAGTCCTGTCAACAGGTGGGTGAGCGGCACCGGCAGCTCCCCCCAGGCGGCGGTGATCAGAAATCCACCGGCGGGTAG
- a CDS encoding NAD(P)H-dependent oxidoreductase, which translates to MPIASPDLLDALTWRYATKQFDGERKIPTETWAALERALVLTPSSYGLQPWTFLVIDDPALRQELRPFSWNQAQITEASHLVVFLARRRIEDRDLDRLITATAASRGLEPESLSGYRELMHKDLVAGPRSARIQVWSSNQTYIALGNFMTAAALLGVDTCPIEGFSPPDYDRLLALEDTPYRSCVVCAAGYRSANDKYAALAKVRYPLEELIEHR; encoded by the coding sequence ATGCCGATTGCCAGCCCGGACCTGCTCGACGCCTTGACGTGGCGCTATGCCACCAAGCAGTTCGACGGCGAGCGCAAGATCCCCACCGAGACATGGGCCGCCCTCGAGCGTGCCCTGGTGCTCACCCCTTCGTCCTATGGCCTGCAGCCCTGGACATTCCTGGTCATTGACGATCCGGCACTGCGCCAGGAGTTGCGCCCGTTCTCCTGGAATCAGGCCCAGATCACCGAGGCCTCCCATCTGGTGGTGTTCCTGGCACGGCGCCGGATCGAGGACCGTGATCTCGACCGCCTGATCACCGCCACCGCCGCCTCTCGCGGTCTTGAACCGGAGTCGTTGTCCGGCTACCGCGAGCTGATGCACAAGGACCTGGTGGCGGGTCCCCGCAGCGCCAGGATCCAGGTCTGGTCGAGCAATCAGACCTACATCGCCCTGGGCAATTTCATGACGGCGGCGGCTCTGCTCGGAGTCGACACCTGCCCGATCGAAGGCTTTTCCCCGCCCGATTACGACCGCCTGCTGGCCCTCGAGGACACCCCTTACCGCAGTTGCGTGGTCTGCGCCGCCGGATACCGCAGCGCCAACGACAAGTACGCCGCCCTCGCGAAGGTGCGCTACCCCCTCGAGGAGCTGATCGAGCACCGCTGA
- a CDS encoding SDR family NAD(P)-dependent oxidoreductase, producing MPRTLLISGASRGIGRAIATVLAAEGHCLSLGVRTPQALEGTSLEPSPQVLVHPYEATQPASAEAWVAATAGRFCSIDGLIHCAGVFSRAGLLFGAEEAAEPERIWAVNLMGPWWLTRSAWPWLVRSGRGRIITLVSMSGKRVRGGLAAYATSKFALMALCDCMRQEGWDAGIRVTAICPSWVNTEMAAAVQAIPRQEMTQPEDLAAQVSLLLALPASAVPFELAISCQREW from the coding sequence ATGCCTCGCACCCTGCTGATCAGTGGCGCCAGCCGTGGCATCGGCCGGGCGATCGCCACCGTCCTGGCGGCCGAAGGCCACTGCCTCAGCCTGGGGGTGCGTACCCCCCAGGCCCTGGAGGGCACCTCGCTGGAGCCCTCGCCTCAGGTGCTTGTGCACCCCTACGAGGCCACCCAGCCGGCCAGCGCCGAGGCCTGGGTGGCGGCCACGGCCGGACGTTTTTGCTCGATCGACGGGCTGATCCACTGCGCCGGGGTGTTCTCCCGGGCCGGACTGCTGTTCGGTGCAGAAGAGGCGGCGGAGCCGGAGCGGATCTGGGCGGTGAACCTGATGGGCCCCTGGTGGCTCACCCGTTCGGCGTGGCCCTGGCTGGTCCGCAGCGGCCGGGGCCGGATCATCACGCTCGTCTCGATGAGCGGTAAGCGTGTGAGGGGGGGGCTGGCGGCTTATGCCACCAGCAAGTTCGCCCTGATGGCCCTCTGCGACTGCATGCGCCAGGAGGGCTGGGACGCGGGCATCCGGGTCACGGCGATCTGCCCGAGCTGGGTGAACACCGAGATGGCGGCGGCGGTGCAGGCCATCCCGCGCCAGGAGATGACCCAGCCGGAGGATCTGGCCGCCCAGGTGAGCCTCCTGCTGGCGCTGCCGGCCAGTGCCGTGCCCTTCGAGCTGGCCATCAGCTGTCAGCGGGAGTGGTGA
- a CDS encoding glutathione S-transferase family protein, with product MIETTEPLGWEELAALAPAEPDRVNGPANAQALLRLFGASEEEVRVTLFRDHHAWCPYCQKVWLWLEEKQIPYRIRKVTMFCYGEKERWFRQLVPSGMLPALQLDGRLITESDDILLALERAFGPLNRGMTDPAVLPLRQLERLLFRAWCQWLCSPGLSPAQEERAAAQFDRVAAAVDEVLSSSPGPYLLETFSSADVVITPYIERMSASLFYYKGYPLRSRHPAIAAWFEAMETRPTYLGTQSDFHTHAHDLPPQMGGCHDWVTPEQQAAQRRVDEGPWPVASPDPETSQPEPEGSALVALARVLKHRQTIAAVNPDEPERFDRALRCALSTLVGSSLPQPPAGSAPGLRYLRDRISVPRDMPLHAARRLRQALGAAIGAAEGPKEAMSALPRQHRRDQDPRPFLGLDRAPAAITP from the coding sequence GTGATCGAAACGACTGAGCCGCTGGGCTGGGAGGAGCTGGCGGCGCTGGCCCCGGCCGAACCCGACCGGGTCAACGGCCCTGCCAACGCCCAGGCCCTGCTGCGACTCTTCGGGGCCAGCGAAGAGGAGGTGAGGGTCACCCTCTTCCGCGACCACCATGCCTGGTGCCCCTACTGCCAGAAGGTGTGGCTGTGGCTGGAGGAGAAGCAGATCCCCTACCGGATCCGCAAGGTCACGATGTTCTGCTACGGGGAGAAGGAACGCTGGTTCCGCCAGCTGGTGCCCTCCGGCATGCTGCCGGCCCTTCAGCTCGATGGCCGGCTGATCACCGAGAGCGACGACATCCTTCTGGCCCTGGAGCGAGCCTTCGGTCCCCTGAACCGCGGCATGACCGACCCGGCGGTGCTGCCCTTGCGCCAACTGGAGCGGCTGCTGTTCCGCGCCTGGTGCCAGTGGCTGTGCAGCCCCGGATTAAGCCCGGCCCAGGAGGAGCGCGCCGCCGCTCAGTTCGATCGGGTGGCCGCGGCGGTGGATGAGGTCCTGAGCTCCAGCCCCGGCCCCTATCTGCTGGAGACGTTCAGCAGCGCCGATGTGGTGATCACTCCCTACATCGAGCGCATGAGTGCCAGCCTCTTCTATTACAAGGGCTATCCCCTGCGCTCCCGTCACCCCGCCATCGCGGCCTGGTTCGAGGCGATGGAAACCCGTCCCACCTACCTGGGCACCCAGAGCGACTTCCACACCCATGCCCACGACCTCCCGCCCCAGATGGGTGGCTGCCACGACTGGGTCACACCGGAACAGCAAGCCGCCCAGCGGCGCGTGGATGAAGGGCCCTGGCCCGTGGCCAGCCCGGATCCGGAAACCTCCCAGCCGGAGCCTGAGGGATCAGCTCTGGTCGCCCTGGCGCGAGTGCTGAAGCACCGCCAGACGATCGCAGCGGTCAACCCCGACGAACCGGAGCGCTTTGACCGGGCCCTGCGTTGCGCCCTGAGCACCCTGGTGGGTTCATCTCTGCCCCAGCCACCGGCAGGATCCGCCCCGGGCCTGCGCTATCTGCGCGATCGCATCAGTGTGCCCCGCGACATGCCTCTGCACGCCGCCCGTCGGCTGCGCCAGGCCCTCGGAGCCGCCATCGGGGCGGCCGAGGGCCCGAAGGAGGCCATGTCGGCTCTGCCTCGGCAGCACCGCCGCGACCAGGATCCCAGACCATTCCTCGGACTGGATCGCGCCCCGGCAGCGATCACCCCATGA
- a CDS encoding high light inducible protein, producing the protein MAQATATAPSSAPVTASERATIRGATVTTEDGGRLNAFATEPRMEVVSPESGWGFHERAEKLNGRMAMLGFIALLATEFALGGEAFTRGLLGIG; encoded by the coding sequence ATGGCTCAAGCCACCGCCACCGCCCCCAGTTCGGCCCCTGTGACCGCCAGCGAGCGCGCCACCATCCGCGGTGCCACTGTCACCACCGAAGACGGCGGCCGCCTCAATGCCTTCGCCACCGAGCCCCGCATGGAAGTGGTGAGCCCCGAGAGCGGCTGGGGTTTCCATGAGCGCGCCGAGAAGCTGAACGGCCGCATGGCCATGCTGGGCTTCATCGCTCTGCTGGCCACCGAATTCGCCCTGGGTGGCGAGGCCTTCACCCGCGGCCTGCTCGGCATCGGCTGA
- a CDS encoding NCS2 family permease: protein MDERGPRWLVPGDWDGLLGLGLDNLIQILLILGLCRGVLGYPDGLIFGVILPATGMSLVVGNAAYAWQAHRLGRVERRSDRTALPYGINTVSLFAYVFLVMLPVKLTALGQGLSDAEAVRLSWQAGLMACLGSGLIESAGAWCVGGLRRWLPRAALLSTLAGIALGYIALGFLLRTYAHPVVGLAVLAVILLTYYGNLRLPIPGGLLAVLLGIALAAATGLLRLDPISWQANAAQVGWHPPRLQLGALWQARDQLLPWIGVIVPMGLFNILGSLQNLESAEAAGDRYPVKGSLLINGVGTIAAALLGSCFPTTIYIGHPGWKGMGARIGYSWLNGLLMGLGCLFGLFGLMGQLVPIEAGMAIVLYIGIVIAAQCFQATPAAHAPAVVLGMLPGLAGWGALLLKAGLRAGGAGGAGPPFGPALLLPLQQADVWAAGAFALEQGQIVAAMLLSALLVYVIEQRFLAASACGLLAAAGSWFGLIHAWRFTPADTVLNLGWGTGADWALGYLVMAAVFAAAAWAQRRSRRGPHPVGDAPPR from the coding sequence ATGGACGAGAGGGGACCCCGCTGGCTGGTGCCCGGCGACTGGGACGGGCTGCTTGGACTCGGACTGGACAACCTGATCCAGATCCTGCTGATCCTCGGCCTCTGCCGGGGCGTGCTGGGTTACCCCGACGGCCTGATCTTCGGGGTGATCCTGCCGGCCACAGGCATGAGCCTCGTGGTGGGCAATGCCGCCTACGCCTGGCAGGCCCATCGACTCGGCCGGGTGGAGCGCCGCTCCGACCGCACCGCCCTGCCCTACGGCATCAACACGGTGAGCCTGTTCGCCTATGTGTTCCTGGTGATGCTGCCGGTGAAGCTCACGGCCCTCGGTCAGGGTCTGAGTGATGCCGAGGCCGTCAGACTCTCTTGGCAGGCGGGACTGATGGCCTGCCTGGGCTCGGGGCTGATCGAATCGGCGGGGGCCTGGTGCGTGGGAGGACTGCGCCGCTGGCTGCCGCGGGCCGCCCTGCTCTCCACCCTGGCCGGCATCGCCCTGGGCTACATCGCCCTGGGCTTCCTGCTGCGCACCTACGCCCATCCCGTCGTGGGGCTGGCGGTGCTGGCGGTGATCCTGCTCACCTACTACGGGAACCTGCGCCTGCCCATCCCAGGCGGCCTGCTGGCGGTGCTGCTCGGCATCGCCCTGGCCGCGGCCACTGGCTTGCTGCGGCTGGATCCCATCAGCTGGCAGGCCAATGCCGCCCAGGTGGGCTGGCATCCACCCAGGCTTCAGCTGGGGGCTCTCTGGCAGGCCCGTGACCAGCTGCTGCCCTGGATCGGCGTGATCGTGCCGATGGGACTGTTCAACATCCTCGGATCACTGCAGAACCTGGAGAGCGCCGAGGCCGCCGGCGACCGCTATCCCGTGAAGGGATCGCTGCTGATCAATGGCGTGGGCACGATCGCGGCGGCGCTGCTGGGCTCCTGCTTCCCCACCACCATCTACATCGGCCATCCCGGCTGGAAGGGGATGGGCGCCAGGATCGGCTACTCCTGGCTGAACGGGCTGCTGATGGGCCTGGGCTGCCTGTTCGGCCTGTTCGGGTTGATGGGCCAGCTGGTGCCGATCGAGGCCGGGATGGCGATCGTGCTCTACATCGGCATCGTGATCGCCGCCCAGTGCTTCCAGGCCACCCCTGCGGCCCACGCTCCGGCCGTGGTGCTGGGCATGCTGCCGGGGCTGGCGGGCTGGGGTGCCCTGCTGCTCAAAGCCGGGCTGCGGGCCGGTGGCGCCGGCGGGGCGGGGCCACCCTTCGGGCCCGCGCTGCTGCTGCCGCTGCAGCAGGCCGACGTCTGGGCGGCGGGAGCCTTCGCCCTCGAGCAGGGGCAGATCGTGGCGGCGATGTTGCTCTCAGCTCTGCTGGTGTACGTGATCGAGCAGCGCTTCCTGGCGGCCTCGGCCTGCGGGCTCCTGGCGGCTGCCGGCTCCTGGTTCGGGCTGATCCACGCCTGGCGTTTCACGCCCGCCGACACCGTCCTGAATCTGGGCTGGGGCACCGGTGCCGACTGGGCTCTCGGCTATCTGGTGATGGCGGCGGTGTTCGCGGCGGCGGCCTGGGCGCAGCGGCGCTCCCGCCGTGGTCCCCACCCAGTCGGTGACGCTCCACCACGCTGA
- the rdgB gene encoding RdgB/HAM1 family non-canonical purine NTP pyrophosphatase, with product MPRPVLVIASGNRHKIHEMEAMLASLDLVVMPQPEGLEVEETGSTFAENARLKAETVARITGHWALADDSGLAVDALDGAPGVYSARYAQGDEQRMARLLKELGDTPYRSAALISALALADPGGTTVLEAEGICRGEILRQPVAAPGYGYNRLLHVREAGCTLAELPPHQLEKLGSRAKALRTLAVALPRVLGLNVNGRP from the coding sequence ATGCCCAGGCCCGTGCTGGTGATCGCCAGCGGCAACCGCCACAAGATCCACGAGATGGAGGCGATGCTGGCCTCGCTGGATCTCGTGGTGATGCCGCAGCCCGAGGGACTGGAGGTGGAGGAAACCGGCAGCACCTTTGCCGAGAACGCACGGCTCAAGGCGGAGACCGTGGCCCGGATCACCGGCCACTGGGCTCTGGCCGATGACTCGGGCCTGGCGGTGGATGCCCTTGACGGTGCCCCAGGCGTGTACTCGGCCCGCTATGCCCAGGGCGATGAGCAGCGCATGGCCCGTCTGCTCAAGGAACTGGGGGACACCCCCTACCGCAGCGCGGCCCTGATCAGTGCCCTGGCCCTGGCCGACCCAGGCGGCACCACCGTGCTCGAGGCGGAGGGGATCTGCCGGGGGGAGATCCTGCGCCAGCCCGTGGCCGCCCCCGGCTACGGCTATAATCGTCTGCTGCATGTGCGCGAAGCGGGCTGCACCCTCGCTGAACTACCTCCCCATCAGCTGGAGAAGCTCGGCAGCCGCGCCAAGGCTCTGCGCACCCTGGCGGTGGCTCTGCCGCGGGTGCTGGGGCTGAACGTGAACGGCCGGCCCTGA
- a CDS encoding NAD(P)/FAD-dependent oxidoreductase gives MSAPPSSCDLVVIGSGLGGLSCGGLAALHGLDVVVLEAHDRAGGAAHGFERRGFRFESGPSLWSGLGRWPSSNPLAQVLRALGETVPVATYHDWGLLLPEGPLRIGVGPDPFRATVRELRGVAAADEWSAFMAWLQPYSEAALALPLLAMRPGLGMAAVLGARRSARLARLAPKLAALGGAFGPMARRHLRDPFLLHWVDLLCFLISGLPMDQTSAAAMATLFADWFDPGACLEYPLGGSPAVVAALVRGLQRHGGALHTSAPVAEITLEDGAARGVRLVDGRLIHARRGVVSNASPWDTLALLPPGSPHARWRHQRESTPACASFLHLHMGLRGEGLQDLPVHHVWVGDWERGIGAERNMLVLSMPSLLDPSLAPEGHHVLHGYTPANEPWELWRDLEPGTEAYESLKRDRCALFRQVLDGIVPDLEERLVLELHGTPRTHQRFLRVHQGSYGPALGADQGVFPSGSTPIEGLSLCGAGVFPGIGVPPVAVSGAMAAHGFVPIARHRALLESLDLLRP, from the coding sequence GTGTCCGCCCCGCCCTCCAGCTGTGATCTGGTCGTGATCGGCAGCGGTCTGGGCGGGCTCAGCTGCGGTGGCCTCGCCGCCCTGCACGGGCTCGATGTGGTGGTGCTCGAAGCCCACGATCGCGCAGGCGGAGCGGCCCATGGCTTCGAGCGGCGCGGCTTCCGGTTCGAATCCGGACCCTCGCTCTGGAGCGGACTGGGGCGCTGGCCCAGCAGCAATCCCCTGGCTCAGGTCCTGCGGGCACTCGGGGAAACCGTGCCCGTCGCCACCTACCACGACTGGGGGCTGCTGCTGCCGGAGGGTCCCCTGAGGATCGGTGTGGGCCCCGACCCCTTCCGCGCCACGGTCCGCGAGCTGCGGGGGGTTGCCGCAGCTGATGAATGGAGCGCCTTCATGGCCTGGCTCCAGCCCTACAGCGAAGCCGCCCTGGCCCTGCCCCTGCTGGCGATGCGGCCGGGGCTGGGTATGGCCGCCGTGCTCGGGGCCCGCCGCTCCGCCCGTCTGGCCCGACTGGCGCCGAAGCTGGCCGCCCTGGGCGGAGCATTCGGGCCGATGGCACGCCGCCATCTGCGTGATCCCTTCCTGCTCCATTGGGTGGACCTGCTCTGTTTCCTGATCTCCGGCCTGCCGATGGATCAGACCAGCGCCGCCGCCATGGCGACCCTCTTCGCCGACTGGTTCGATCCCGGCGCCTGCCTGGAGTACCCCCTCGGCGGCAGTCCAGCTGTGGTGGCGGCCCTGGTGCGGGGTCTGCAACGCCACGGCGGAGCGCTCCACACCAGCGCTCCCGTGGCCGAGATCACGCTGGAGGACGGTGCCGCCCGGGGGGTGCGCCTGGTTGATGGTCGGCTGATCCACGCCCGGCGGGGAGTGGTGAGCAACGCCAGCCCCTGGGACACCCTCGCCCTGCTGCCGCCCGGATCCCCTCACGCCCGCTGGCGCCATCAGCGGGAGTCCACCCCGGCCTGCGCCAGCTTTCTCCACCTGCACATGGGCCTGCGCGGCGAGGGACTCCAGGATCTGCCGGTTCACCACGTCTGGGTGGGCGACTGGGAGAGGGGCATCGGCGCCGAACGCAACATGCTGGTGCTCTCGATGCCCTCGCTGCTGGATCCCTCCCTGGCCCCCGAAGGGCACCACGTGCTGCATGGCTACACACCCGCCAACGAACCCTGGGAGCTGTGGCGCGACCTGGAGCCGGGAACGGAGGCCTACGAGAGCCTCAAGCGCGACCGCTGCGCCCTGTTCCGCCAGGTGCTCGACGGGATCGTGCCCGACCTGGAGGAGCGCCTGGTGCTCGAGCTCCACGGCACACCCCGCACCCATCAACGCTTCCTGCGCGTGCATCAGGGCAGCTACGGCCCCGCGTTGGGGGCCGACCAGGGCGTCTTCCCCTCCGGATCCACCCCGATCGAGGGGCTCAGCCTCTGCGGAGCGGGGGTGTTCCCCGGTATCGGCGTACCGCCGGTGGCGGTCAGCGGGGCGATGGCCGCCCATGGCTTCGTTCCCATTGCCAGGCACAGGGCGCTGCTGGAGAGCCTTGATCTGCTCAGGCCCTGA
- a CDS encoding acetyltransferase, whose amino-acid sequence MFLKYRPDGSLVEVLDVKQLMDPFASCLSGRFHAGEEMQEPQSFSKTDLVFPSDEAMPRCWLDPAYHQG is encoded by the coding sequence ATGTTCCTGAAATACCGCCCCGACGGCAGCTTGGTGGAGGTGCTCGACGTCAAGCAATTGATGGACCCCTTCGCCTCTTGCCTGAGCGGGCGCTTCCACGCTGGTGAGGAGATGCAGGAACCGCAGTCGTTCAGCAAGACCGACCTGGTGTTCCCCTCCGATGAAGCGATGCCCCGCTGCTGGCTCGATCCGGCCTACCACCAGGGCTGA
- a CDS encoding DedA family protein, translated as MSTPWSDLISLEQLQKLLAHWGYLVVFLAMLLENAGLPLPGETLTLLGGYAAGSGQLNLLGVITAATGGAVLGDNLGYLVGRRAGWGLVQRAGALLGQKPEQVEKLRQRFLRHAELSVLLGRFVAVLRVLAGPMAGAVAMPYRRFVVCNLLGAMLWASSMVSLAWLGGRWIPMERMLRGVVEFGLGALVLVVVILVLPKLLSRWEKRWIEPSSAVDPP; from the coding sequence ATGAGCACACCATGGAGTGACCTGATCAGCCTGGAGCAACTGCAGAAGCTCCTCGCCCACTGGGGTTACCTGGTGGTGTTCCTGGCGATGCTGCTGGAGAATGCAGGCCTGCCCCTGCCGGGTGAAACGCTCACGCTGCTGGGGGGCTACGCCGCCGGCAGCGGTCAGCTCAACCTGCTGGGTGTGATCACAGCCGCCACCGGCGGAGCCGTGCTGGGTGACAACCTGGGCTATCTGGTGGGGCGTCGGGCCGGCTGGGGTCTGGTGCAGCGCGCTGGTGCCCTGCTGGGCCAGAAACCCGAGCAAGTCGAGAAACTCCGTCAACGGTTCCTGCGCCATGCTGAGCTCTCGGTGCTGCTGGGACGCTTCGTGGCGGTTCTGAGGGTGTTGGCCGGACCCATGGCAGGCGCCGTGGCAATGCCCTACCGCCGTTTCGTCGTGTGCAACCTGCTGGGGGCGATGCTCTGGGCCAGCTCCATGGTCAGCCTGGCCTGGCTGGGGGGCCGCTGGATCCCTATGGAGCGGATGCTTCGGGGTGTGGTCGAGTTCGGCCTGGGTGCGCTGGTGCTGGTGGTGGTGATCCTGGTGCTGCCGAAGCTGCTCTCACGCTGGGAGAAGCGCTGGATCGAGCCGTCCTCAGCCGTTGACCCGCCATGA
- a CDS encoding DUF2808 domain-containing protein, giving the protein MNHHRLNSTRLLAPLAAIGLSLMITGTGLVAPAAAMGDEQAGQTQFLRAPWKLRWRTYYSTVFDRGGEYYVTIEMPEEAGAGLGALEIRQISGADWRFSFDDSRTRAFLGQPRREGPPVPVQASFNDASRLFRITFPSPPAPGQTVTVALRPWSNPSSADVYQFSVVAFPAGPNPVAQQVGIARMSIYPPVDF; this is encoded by the coding sequence ATGAATCACCATCGCCTCAACAGCACGCGACTGCTCGCGCCCCTGGCCGCCATCGGCTTGAGCCTGATGATCACAGGGACAGGCCTGGTGGCACCTGCTGCGGCCATGGGCGATGAGCAGGCCGGCCAGACCCAGTTCCTGCGTGCCCCCTGGAAACTGCGCTGGCGCACCTACTACTCGACCGTCTTTGATCGCGGCGGCGAGTACTACGTCACGATCGAGATGCCCGAGGAGGCCGGTGCGGGGCTGGGGGCGCTCGAGATCCGTCAGATCTCGGGAGCCGACTGGCGCTTCTCCTTCGACGACTCCCGCACCCGCGCCTTCCTGGGCCAGCCCAGGCGGGAAGGCCCGCCGGTGCCGGTCCAGGCCAGCTTCAACGACGCCAGTCGGCTGTTTCGCATCACCTTCCCGTCGCCGCCCGCTCCAGGGCAGACCGTGACAGTGGCGCTGCGGCCCTGGAGCAACCCTTCCAGCGCCGATGTCTATCAGTTTTCGGTGGTGGCCTTCCCGGCCGGGCCGAATCCCGTTGCCCAGCAGGTCGGCATTGCCAGGATGTCGATCTACCCGCCGGTGGATTTCTGA
- a CDS encoding BMC domain-containing protein, producing the protein MDSRPPNDSGRGRQVRLTGSHSPAVQPRQAIELRAYVFLDSLQPQLAAYMGTVSQGFLPIPGDACLWLEVAPGMAVHRLTDIALKASTVRLGQKVVERAFGSLALYHRDQSSVLLSGQAVVDAMGTTVERRGRCEVTWDEIIRAITPDHAVLINRQNRRGSMIQAGMSMFILETEPAGYVLIAANEAEKSSNITVVDVKAVGAYGRLTLAGREGDIDEAAAAAMRAIEIINR; encoded by the coding sequence ATGGATTCCCGCCCGCCGAACGATTCAGGCCGAGGTCGTCAGGTTCGCCTCACAGGCAGCCACAGCCCCGCGGTGCAACCGCGTCAGGCCATCGAGCTGCGCGCCTACGTCTTTCTCGACTCATTGCAGCCCCAGCTGGCCGCCTACATGGGCACGGTGTCGCAGGGCTTCCTGCCCATTCCCGGCGATGCCTGCCTCTGGCTGGAGGTGGCGCCGGGCATGGCCGTGCACCGCCTCACCGACATCGCCCTCAAGGCCAGCACCGTTCGCCTCGGCCAGAAAGTGGTGGAGCGGGCCTTCGGGAGCCTCGCCCTGTACCACCGGGATCAGAGCAGCGTGCTGCTCTCCGGCCAGGCCGTGGTGGACGCGATGGGCACCACGGTGGAACGGCGTGGCCGCTGCGAAGTCACCTGGGACGAGATCATCCGGGCGATCACCCCCGACCATGCGGTGCTGATCAACCGTCAGAACCGGCGCGGCTCGATGATCCAGGCCGGCATGAGCATGTTCATCCTCGAGACCGAACCGGCCGGCTACGTGCTGATCGCCGCCAACGAGGCCGAGAAGTCGTCGAACATCACCGTGGTCGATGTCAAGGCCGTGGGTGCCTACGGGCGGCTCACCCTGGCGGGCCGGGAGGGCGACATCGACGAAGCCGCCGCCGCCGCCATGCGGGCGATCGAGATCATCAACCGCTGA